A part of Phoenix dactylifera cultivar Barhee BC4 chromosome 2, palm_55x_up_171113_PBpolish2nd_filt_p, whole genome shotgun sequence genomic DNA contains:
- the LOC103716560 gene encoding probable aquaporin TIP5-1, which translates to MASSVRSQFQQSISLPALRSYLAEFISTFFFVFAAVGSAISARMLTPDVTSEASSLVATAVAQGFALFAAMYIAADASGGHVNPAVTFGLAVAGHVSVPTAIFYWIFQLVGSTLACLVLRLASAGQAVPTTGIATQMTGFGGATLEAVTTFALVYTVYVASDQRGTGMRGGSAGSAVGPLAVGMVAGACVLATGSLTGGSMNPARSFGPAVISGDLKNQGVYWVGPLIGAALAALVHQNLVYPSLPSASDSRHGEAEVV; encoded by the exons ATGGCATCCTCTGTCCGAAGTCAGTTCCAGCAGTCCATCTCTCTCCCCGCCCTCCGCTCCTATCTCGCCGAGTTCATCTCCACCTTTTTCTTCGTCTTCGCCGCCGTTGGCTCCGCCATCTCTGCCC GGATGCTAACTCCGGACGTGACATCGGAGGCGTCGTCTCTAGTGGCGACGGCGGTGGCGCAAGGCTTCGCGCTCTTCGCAGCGATGTACATTGCCGCGGACGCCTCCGGCGGCCACGTCAACCCCGCCGTCACATTCGGCCTCGCCGTCGCCGGCCACGTCAGCGTCCCAACGGCCATCTTCTACTGGATCTTTCAGTTGGTGGGCTCCACCCTCGCCTGCCTCGTCCTCCGTCTCGCCTCCGCCGGCCAG GCGGTACCGACGACCGGGATAGCAACGCAGATGACGGGGTTCGGAGGGGCAACACTGGAAGCCGTGACGACGTTCGCGCTGGTGTACACGGTCTACGTGGCGTCCGACCAGAGGGGGACAGGAATGAGAGGTGGCTCGGCCGGGTCGGCGGTGGGGCCCCTGGCTGTTGGGATGGTGGCAGGCGCGTGCGTCCTGGCCACCGGCTCGCTCACGGGCGGGTCCATGAACCCGGCCCGGTCCTTCGGACCGGCCGTCATCAGCGGGGACCTTAAGAACCAAGGGGTGTACTGGGTGGGCCCTCTGATCGGTGCGGCCCTGGCTGCGCTAGTCCACCAGAATCTCGTGTACCCGTCTCTCCCCTCTGCTTCTGACTCCCGGCATGGTGAAGCCGAGGTTGTTTGA